In the genome of Bacteroidales bacterium, one region contains:
- a CDS encoding BamA/TamA family outer membrane protein: SRRYYQIFGTQFSQFVRGEFDFRYNHLLNPTDWVVYRLYAGVGFPYGNSPTMPFEKKFFAGGANSIRAWQVRTLGPGTYNDTISRYPNSLGDIKLEANVEYRFKLFWKLEGAFFADAGNIWAIRSNDERPGAVFKLNRFLSDVAVGTGMGFRFDFSFFIFRIDVGMKTRNPSLPRGERWTFLNHIPEKKDFALSIAIGYPF; the protein is encoded by the coding sequence TCAAGGAGGTACTATCAGATATTCGGTACACAGTTCTCCCAGTTTGTCAGGGGAGAATTCGATTTCCGATACAATCACCTGCTCAATCCTACCGACTGGGTGGTATACCGTTTATATGCCGGGGTAGGATTCCCTTACGGGAATTCACCTACCATGCCCTTTGAAAAAAAGTTTTTTGCAGGTGGGGCTAACAGCATCAGGGCCTGGCAGGTGCGTACACTCGGACCAGGAACCTATAATGACACCATCTCCCGTTATCCGAACTCCCTGGGTGATATCAAACTCGAGGCAAACGTTGAATACAGGTTTAAATTGTTCTGGAAACTGGAAGGTGCCTTTTTTGCCGATGCCGGTAATATATGGGCTATCAGAAGTAACGATGAACGGCCGGGAGCCGTCTTTAAGCTGAACCGTTTCCTTTCCGATGTTGCTGTCGGCACAGGCATGGGCTTTCGTTTTGATTTTTCTTTTTTCATTTTCCGGATCGATGTGGGAATGAAGACGAGAAATCCTTCTTTGCCGAGGGGAGAGCGTTGGACTTTCCTGAATCATATTCCTGAGAAAAAAGATTTCGCGCTGAGCATTGCAATTGGTTATCCGTTCTGA